ATGCTCGACGGCGACCTGGACTTGTGAGCACGGCATGACGATGAAGAAACCATTGCAAGGCGTGCGCGTGGTGGAGATGGGCAGCGTCGTGCTCGCCCCCTACGCGGCACAGATCCTGGCCGAACTCGGCGCCGACGTGATCAAGGTCGAACCGCCCAAGGGCGACATCACGCGCAACCAGGGCTTCAGCCGCAATCCCGGCATGGCCGCGCTCTACCTCAGTTGCAACCGGGGCAAGCGCAGCGTGGTGATCGACGCCAAGCAACCGCAGGGCCTGCAGGCGTTGCAGGATCTGCTGGCCACGGCCGACGTGTTCCTGCACAACCTGCGCGCCAGCACCGCCGACCGCCTGGGCATCGGCTACGGCGCGGTGAGCGCGCGCAACCCGGGCCTGGTCTACTGCGCCACCTACGGCTATGGCGCGGCCGGCCCGCACCGCGACCGGCCGGCGTACGACGACATCATCCAGGCCGCCTCGGGCGCGGCGGGGCTGCTGCAGACCATCTCGGGCACGCCCGGCTTCATGCCCACCATCGTGGCCGACAAGACCACCGCGCTGTTCGTGGTGATCGGCATACAGGGCGCGTTGATGCGCCGCGCCGCCACCGGGCGCGGCGAGCGCGTGGAAGTGGCGATGTTCGAGACCATGGTGCATTACCTCAGCGTGGAGCACCAGGCCGGCCTGTGTTTCGATCCGCCGCTGGGCCCGCCCGGCTACCGGCGCATGGTCAGCGCGTTTCGCCGCCCGCACCGCACGAGCGATGGCTTCATCGCCGTGATGCCGCACAACGAGCGCGACTGGCGCGTGTTCTTCGAGGCCTGCGGCCAACCCGAGGTGATGAACGACCCGCGCTTTCTGGATGCGCCCAGCCGCGCGCGCCACATCAACCTGCTCTACGAACGGCTGTCCGATCTCATGCTCACGCAGACCACGGCGCACTGGGTGGAATTCCTCGACCGGCACGGCATTCCGAACTCGGTGATCAACGACATGAACAGCCTGCGCGAGGACGAACACCTGCGCGAGGTCGGCTTTTGGCAAACGATCGAGCATCCGACCGAGGGCGCGCTGATCGCGCCGGCTTTTCCGGTGCACTACCAGGACGAACCCGCGCCGCGCGCGGCGCTGCGTCCTGCGCCGCGCCTGGGCGAGCACACGCGGCCTCTGCTGACGGACCTGGGCTACAGCGAGGCGGCGATTGCCGCGTTGGTGGAACAGGGGGCGATGTTGGCGGAACCTGTGGGGGCTGTGTCGGTCGGCTGAAAGCGTGTTTTGGCATGTTGTGGTGCTTCCAATACGCCCTCACCCCAACCCTCTCCCGCAAGCGGGAGAGGGAGCAAGGCACGGTCGCCGGCAAGCTATTCTGGCGCGCACGCAAAGAAGCCGGAGCGCGGGTCTTGCCCCCTCTCCCGCTTGCGGGAGAGGGCTGGGGTGAGGGCGCATCGTGGCCAACTCAGTGACGCGCCTTCACCGGCGTGGCCGGGTCCAGGTCGCGCGCGATCAGCTCTTTCATGATCTCGTTGGAGCCACCGTAGATGCGGGTCACGCGCGCGTTGGTGTACATGCGCGCAATGGGGTATTCGGCCATGTAGCCATAACCGCCGAAGAGCTGCAGGCATTCGTCCACCACCTCGCCGTAGATCTGCGAGCACCACCACTTGGCCTTGGCCGCCGAACCGGCGTCGAGCGTGCCCTCGAGCTGGCGTGCGATGCAGTCGTCCACGAAGGTCTGCGCAATGCTGGCCTTGGTGTCGCACTCGGCCAGCTTGAAGCGGGTGTTCTGCATGTCCAGCAGCCGCTGGCCGAACACTTTGCGGCCGGCCGCGTATTCCACCGTCAGGTCCACCGCGCGGCGCGCGGCGGCCGCGCTGATGATGCCGATGATCAGCCGCTCCTGCGGCAACTGCTGCATCAGCTGGTGCATGCCCAGGCCTTCGCGCTCGCCCAGCAGGTGGGTGCGCGGCACGCGCACGCCGGAGAAGAACAGCTCGGCGGTGTCCTGCCCCTTCTGGCCGATCTTCTCCAGGTTGCGCCCGCGCTCGAAGCCTTCCAGGCCTTCGGTCTCCAGCACGATCAGCGAGGGCGAGCGCTCGTCGCCGGTCTTGGCCACGAGCACGATCAGGCCGGCGTTGATGCCGTTGGTGATGAAGGTCTTCGCGCCGTGGATCACGTAGTCCTCGCCATCGTGTTCGGCGCGCGTGGTGATGGCGCGCAGGTCCGAGCCCGCGCCGGGTTCGGACATGGCGATGGCCGCGATCAGCTCGCCCGAGGCCATGCGCGGCAGCCAGCGCTGCTTCTGCGCTTCGTTGCCATAGCGCGCGATGTAGTGCGCCACGATGCCGCTGTGCACGTTGTTGCCGAAACTGTTGACGCCGGCGCGCGCGAGTTCGGCGGTGATGACGGCCTCGTGCGCGAAGTCGCCCCCGCCACCGCCGTAGGCTTCGGGGATGCTGGCGCACAACATGCCCGCCTGGCCGGCCTTGCGCCAGGTGGCCGGGTCCACGCGGCGCTGCTCGATCCATTTCTCTTCGTTCGGGGCCAGTTCGTGTTCGACGAAGCGGCGGATGCTGTCGCGAAAGGCCTGTACGTCTTCGTTCATCCAGCGGGGGGCGGTCTCTGCGCGCATTTGCAAATGGTTCCTTGTGTGGTCGATGCGCGTTTGTCTCAGCCCTCGGCCCCGCGCGCAAGGGTGAGCCCGAAAAATCGTCGGTATCGACGATGCCCGGCGCGCGCGCAGACCGAAGAATTCCACACCAAGACAGCGGGCGGTTCCGCGTCAGCAATCCGACTAGAAAGCATTCGATGGAATTGAGAAACACCTCGGCGGTCGTGACCGGCGGCGCTTCGGGCCTGGGCCTGGCCACCGCGCAGCGGCTGGTGGCCCAAGGCGTGCGCGTCACGATCACCGACCTGCCCACCTCCGCCGGCGCGGACGTGGCCGTATCGCTCGGCGGCGGCACCGTGTTCGTGCCGGCCGACGTGACCGACACCGCCGCGATGGAAGCCGTGTACGACGCGGCCGAACGCCAGGGCCCGATCCGCTCCCTGGTGCATTGCGCCGGGCGCGGTGGCGCGGTGCGCCTCGTCGAAAAAGACGGCAGCGCCGGTTCGCTGGAGACCTACCAGTCGGTGATCCAGACCAACCTGATTGGCAGCTTCAACGTGCTGCGGCTGGCGGCGGTGCGCATGGCGCGCAACGAGCCCGATGCCAGCGGCGACCGCGGCGCCTGCGTGCTCACGGCCTCGGTGGCGGCCTACGAAGGCCAGATCGGCCAGATTCCGTACGCCTCGTCCAAGGCCGGCGTGGTCGGCATGACCATCGTCGCCGCGCGCGATCTGGCCGGCAAGGGCATCCGCGTGTGCACCATCGCGCCCGGCCTGTTCGACACACCCCTGCTGGCGCGCCTGCCGCAACCGGTGCGCGACGCGCTGGGCAAGTCGGTGCCGCACCCGCCGCGCCTGGGCGTTCCGGACGAGTACGCGCGCCTGGCGCAGCACATTCTGGAGAACCCCATGCTCAACGGCGAAACGATCCGCCTGGATGGCGCGATCCGAATGACACCACGGTGAGCCACGCCACCGACACCCCGGCGCAGGACGCCACGCCCCTGCGCATCGAGGATGCCGAGGGCGGCGTGCGCGTGATCGCGATCGATCGGCCGCACCGCATGAACGCGCTCGACCCGGCGAGTGCCCACGCGCTGGCCGATGCCCTGCGCGCCGCGCAGGCCGACCCGGCGCTGCGCGCGATCGTGCTCACCGGCACCGGTGGCCAGTTCTGCACCGGCGCGGACTTGAAGCACCGCAAGCAGCCCGGCGAGGAGAGCGTGCTGGTGCCCTTGCAATTCTGCTGCGATCTGCTGATGCAAGGGCCACTGCCCTGCATCGCAGCGGTCGACGGCGCGGCCTTTGGCGCGGGGCTCTCGCTCGCGCTGGCGTGCGACCGCATCGTGGCCTCCAGCGCGGCGCGTTTCTGCGCGCCGTTCACCGGCATCGCGCTCGTGCCCGACGTGGGCATGGTGCGCACCCTGCCGCGCCGCGTGGGCGCGGCGCGTGCGCGCGAGTGGATGATCGAAGGCACGGTGGTGGACGCCGCGAGCGCGCTGCAACACGGCCTGGTCGACGAACTGGCGGACCACGCTGCCGCGCTGGACACGGCGATGGCCCGAGCACGCCTGTGGGCAGGCCGCGCGCCCATGGCCATCGCCGCGCTCAAGCGGCTAGAAGCGCACGACGCCCACAAGGCCGCACCCATGGCGCAGCTGTTCGAGCGCGAACGCGCGGAGCAGTCCGCGCTCACCGCCAGCGCGGACTTCGCCGAAGCCGTGGCCGCGTTCCGCGAGCGGCGGCCTGCGGTTTTCCAGGGACGTTGATGCCATCCATTTTTGACCTTGCCCGCGCGCAGCCCGAGAAGGTGGCGGTGCGCTTCCTGCAGCCGCGCGCCGAGCTGCGTTTTCGCGAACTGGCCCAGGCCGCCGCCGATGCCGCGGCCTGGATGGTGTCGATCGGCCTGCAGGGCGGCGAGACCATCGCGCTGCTGTGTGAGAACCGCGTGGAACTGCTGGCCTTTGCGCTAGGCGCACGCCGCGTGGGCCTGTACTACACGCCGGTGAGCACGCACGCCAAGCCGCGCGAGCTGGCGCACATCCTGCGCAACAGCGGCGCGCGTGCCCTGGTGGCCTCCGCGAACACCCAGGCGCTCGCGGTGCAGGCCGGAGCGCCCGGGCTCATGCCCTGCTTCCTGTTGCCGTCGGAGCAGGGCGATCCGGCCCTGGCCTGGCCCGCCGCGCAGACCACGGCGCGCACCGGCGATCTCGACGATGGCCTGCCCGCCCGCTGCATCGGCCGCGACTTCCTGTATTCCTCCGGCACCACCGGCCAACCCAGCGGCATCCGCAAACCCATGCTGCCCTGGGACCGCCGGCACGAGCCCGACCCCGAGGTGGCCGCCTGGCAACGCGCTTTCGGTTTCGACGCCGAGTCGGTCTACTTCTCGGCCGCGCCGCTGTACCACGCCGCGCCACTGCGCTACGCCATCCGCGTGCTCGAATGTGGCGGCACCTGCGTGCTGATGGACCGCTTCGACGCCGAGCAGGCCTTGCAGGCCCTGTGCACCGAAGGCATCACGCACAGCCAGTGGGTGCCCACCATGTTCGTGCGCATGCTGGCGCTGCCGGCCGAGCTGCGCGAGCGCTGGACGCCCAGCGGCATGCGCGTGGCCATCCACGCCGCCGCGCCGTGCGCCCCCCACGTCAAGCGCGCCATGATCGCTTGGTGGGGCCCGATCGTGCACGAGTACTACGCCGGCTCCGAGGGCGTGGGCATGACCGCGATCGACAGCCACGAATGGCTGGCGCACCCTGGCTCGGTGGGCCGCGCCCGGGTCGGCGTGCTGCACATCACCGATGAGTCCGGCCGCGAATTGCCCACCGGCGAAGACGGCGTGGTGTGGTTCGAAGGCGGTCCGCGTTTCGAGTACGTCGGCGACCCCGAGAAGACCGCGCGCGCCTACAACGACCGGGGCTGGGCGACCTACGGCGACATCGGCCATGTCGATGCCGAGGGCTATCTCACCCTGAGCGACCGGCGCGCAGACCTGATTCTCTGTGGCGGCGTCAACGTGTACCCGCGCGAAATCGAGGACGTGCTCGGCCAGCACCCGGACGTGGCCGACGTGGCCGTGGTCGGCGTGCCCGATGCCGACATGGGCGCGGTGCCGGTGGCCTTCGTCCAGCCACGCGCCGGCGTGACCGAC
The sequence above is a segment of the Hydrogenophaga sp. BPS33 genome. Coding sequences within it:
- a CDS encoding CaiB/BaiF CoA transferase family protein; this translates as MTMKKPLQGVRVVEMGSVVLAPYAAQILAELGADVIKVEPPKGDITRNQGFSRNPGMAALYLSCNRGKRSVVIDAKQPQGLQALQDLLATADVFLHNLRASTADRLGIGYGAVSARNPGLVYCATYGYGAAGPHRDRPAYDDIIQAASGAAGLLQTISGTPGFMPTIVADKTTALFVVIGIQGALMRRAATGRGERVEVAMFETMVHYLSVEHQAGLCFDPPLGPPGYRRMVSAFRRPHRTSDGFIAVMPHNERDWRVFFEACGQPEVMNDPRFLDAPSRARHINLLYERLSDLMLTQTTAHWVEFLDRHGIPNSVINDMNSLREDEHLREVGFWQTIEHPTEGALIAPAFPVHYQDEPAPRAALRPAPRLGEHTRPLLTDLGYSEAAIAALVEQGAMLAEPVGAVSVG
- a CDS encoding SDR family NAD(P)-dependent oxidoreductase is translated as MELRNTSAVVTGGASGLGLATAQRLVAQGVRVTITDLPTSAGADVAVSLGGGTVFVPADVTDTAAMEAVYDAAERQGPIRSLVHCAGRGGAVRLVEKDGSAGSLETYQSVIQTNLIGSFNVLRLAAVRMARNEPDASGDRGACVLTASVAAYEGQIGQIPYASSKAGVVGMTIVAARDLAGKGIRVCTIAPGLFDTPLLARLPQPVRDALGKSVPHPPRLGVPDEYARLAQHILENPMLNGETIRLDGAIRMTPR
- a CDS encoding acyl-CoA dehydrogenase family protein, producing MRAETAPRWMNEDVQAFRDSIRRFVEHELAPNEEKWIEQRRVDPATWRKAGQAGMLCASIPEAYGGGGGDFAHEAVITAELARAGVNSFGNNVHSGIVAHYIARYGNEAQKQRWLPRMASGELIAAIAMSEPGAGSDLRAITTRAEHDGEDYVIHGAKTFITNGINAGLIVLVAKTGDERSPSLIVLETEGLEGFERGRNLEKIGQKGQDTAELFFSGVRVPRTHLLGEREGLGMHQLMQQLPQERLIIGIISAAAARRAVDLTVEYAAGRKVFGQRLLDMQNTRFKLAECDTKASIAQTFVDDCIARQLEGTLDAGSAAKAKWWCSQIYGEVVDECLQLFGGYGYMAEYPIARMYTNARVTRIYGGSNEIMKELIARDLDPATPVKARH
- a CDS encoding enoyl-CoA hydratase/isomerase family protein encodes the protein MSHATDTPAQDATPLRIEDAEGGVRVIAIDRPHRMNALDPASAHALADALRAAQADPALRAIVLTGTGGQFCTGADLKHRKQPGEESVLVPLQFCCDLLMQGPLPCIAAVDGAAFGAGLSLALACDRIVASSAARFCAPFTGIALVPDVGMVRTLPRRVGAARAREWMIEGTVVDAASALQHGLVDELADHAAALDTAMARARLWAGRAPMAIAALKRLEAHDAHKAAPMAQLFERERAEQSALTASADFAEAVAAFRERRPAVFQGR
- a CDS encoding AMP-binding protein encodes the protein MPSIFDLARAQPEKVAVRFLQPRAELRFRELAQAAADAAAWMVSIGLQGGETIALLCENRVELLAFALGARRVGLYYTPVSTHAKPRELAHILRNSGARALVASANTQALAVQAGAPGLMPCFLLPSEQGDPALAWPAAQTTARTGDLDDGLPARCIGRDFLYSSGTTGQPSGIRKPMLPWDRRHEPDPEVAAWQRAFGFDAESVYFSAAPLYHAAPLRYAIRVLECGGTCVLMDRFDAEQALQALCTEGITHSQWVPTMFVRMLALPAELRERWTPSGMRVAIHAAAPCAPHVKRAMIAWWGPIVHEYYAGSEGVGMTAIDSHEWLAHPGSVGRARVGVLHITDESGRELPTGEDGVVWFEGGPRFEYVGDPEKTARAYNDRGWATYGDIGHVDAEGYLTLSDRRADLILCGGVNVYPREIEDVLGQHPDVADVAVVGVPDADMGAVPVAFVQPRAGVTDEDALRAALVAHGREHLSSIKLPRRFEFRSHIPRLESGKLLRRALRDEPSAS